One window from the genome of Anabaena sphaerica FACHB-251 encodes:
- a CDS encoding FGGY-family carbohydrate kinase, whose amino-acid sequence MTLYLGIDFGTSGARAVVIDDEARILSQMRHPWANVTDWVICWKEALWSLLEGISLELRREIGAIAINGTSSTILLTDAAGQPVDAPLLYNDQRGSRFIKDLSRIAPPNHTVLSATSSLAKLLWMQQLPTFSQARYLLHQADWLAFLLHGKLGISDYHNALKLGYDVEKLQYPEWLEKLHIPILLPHVLAPGTPIGELSPEIVAKFGFRDDCLVCAGTTDSIAAFLASGAKLPGEAVTSLGSTLVLKLLSRTRVEDARYGIYSHRLGDLWLTGGASNTGGAVLKKFFTDEELLSLSREIDVSKPSELDYYPLLKEGDRFPINDPHLPPKLEPRPEHPRDFLHGLLESMARIEARGYQLLQHLGADQLTYVYTAGGGAANYNWTAMRNKYLKVPVVSSENTEAAFGTALLAMQELGA is encoded by the coding sequence ATGACTTTATATTTGGGTATTGATTTTGGTACATCTGGCGCACGGGCGGTAGTCATTGACGATGAAGCTAGGATTCTCTCTCAAATGCGTCATCCTTGGGCAAATGTTACAGATTGGGTAATTTGCTGGAAGGAGGCTTTATGGAGTCTCCTAGAGGGAATTTCCCTGGAATTGCGGCGCGAAATTGGGGCGATCGCTATTAATGGTACTTCTTCCACAATCTTGCTCACCGATGCGGCAGGACAGCCGGTAGATGCTCCTCTATTGTACAACGATCAACGGGGATCAAGATTCATCAAGGATTTGAGCAGGATTGCACCACCCAATCACACCGTATTGAGTGCTACATCTAGCCTTGCCAAGCTGTTGTGGATGCAACAATTACCTACTTTTAGTCAAGCTAGATATTTATTACATCAAGCCGATTGGTTGGCATTTCTGCTGCATGGCAAGTTAGGTATTAGTGATTATCACAACGCTTTAAAATTAGGTTATGACGTGGAAAAGCTGCAATATCCAGAATGGCTGGAAAAACTGCACATTCCTATCCTTTTACCCCACGTTTTAGCACCAGGTACTCCCATTGGTGAATTAAGTCCAGAAATTGTGGCTAAATTTGGTTTTAGAGATGATTGCTTGGTGTGTGCAGGGACTACAGATAGCATTGCGGCTTTTTTGGCTAGTGGGGCAAAATTACCGGGGGAAGCGGTAACTTCTTTAGGTTCAACCTTGGTACTTAAACTTTTGAGTCGTACCCGTGTAGAAGATGCACGATATGGAATTTACAGCCACCGCTTAGGTGATTTATGGTTAACTGGGGGAGCTTCTAATACAGGGGGTGCTGTCTTAAAAAAATTTTTTACTGATGAAGAGTTATTAAGCTTGAGTCGAGAGATTGATGTATCAAAACCGAGTGAGTTAGATTATTATCCCTTATTGAAAGAGGGCGATCGCTTTCCCATTAATGATCCCCACCTACCCCCAAAACTAGAACCCCGTCCAGAACATCCCAGAGACTTTTTACATGGCTTGTTAGAAAGTATGGCGCGGATAGAAGCACGAGGATATCAATTATTACAACACCTTGGAGCAGATCAATTAACCTATGTTTATACTGCTGGTGGTGGTGCGGCTAATTACAATTGGACGGCTATGAGAAACAAGTATTTAAAAGTGCCTGTAGTTTCCTCTGAGAACACGGAAGCAGCTTTTGGAACTGCACTTTTAGCAATGCAGGAGTTAGGGGCATGA
- the psaM gene encoding photosystem I reaction center subunit XII: MSISDTQVYIALAVALIPGILAWRLATELYK; this comes from the coding sequence ATGTCTATATCAGATACTCAAGTGTACATCGCACTAGCTGTGGCTCTAATTCCAGGTATTCTAGCTTGGCGTTTGGCTACTGAACTTTACAAGTAA
- a CDS encoding DUF167 domain-containing protein: MQKKVKVKPNSKQQKIAEQEDGSLTVNLKSPPVDGKANEELIKLLAEKFNVPKSSIRIKSGLSSRQKLIEIDDV; this comes from the coding sequence ATGCAAAAAAAAGTCAAAGTTAAACCAAATTCCAAACAACAGAAAATCGCAGAACAGGAAGATGGTAGTTTAACTGTAAATTTAAAATCGCCACCAGTAGATGGTAAAGCTAACGAAGAGTTAATTAAGCTGTTGGCAGAAAAATTTAATGTACCTAAGTCATCTATAAGAATTAAATCTGGTTTATCATCTCGGCAAAAGCTGATCGAAATTGATGATGTTTAA
- a CDS encoding sensor histidine kinase yields the protein MYEWILPSLREVLIESQSSMAECSSAKAEQQWRISLAATEHLLLNTLATTTPDITQGLVLTAPAPLFSQPKLTQSLQTVTFSAKPFNPLALMPFHFSQTMGQSAGKEAISALVDATKITDYCHGDNQVTPEESILPLLPADPLGAEQFCLVFTEKFRLVLVLSAHSSGKKEFLFSFEPEVVQQAWQALGARVILTNPELFADLDALVQKYPPAAPNYQTIIQFSQFLLQELAEPETDKLTHTCPISPPLHLHVSPSAKPSSRSDVELLQAFAHEVRTPLATIRTLTRLLLKRRDLPTTVINRLEVIDHECTEQIDRMELLFKAAELETCTAAKSAGTQLTPMSLDQVLQQSIPRWQQAANRRNLTLDVALPQQLPTVVSNPAMLDRVLTGLMENFTRSLPPGSSIQVQVIPAGDQLKLQLSPHLDCHDTTRTVTLPIRKSLGQLLMFQPETGTISLNIAATKHLFQAIGGKLIVRQSPQYGEVLTIFLPLEVSNKQKVGVH from the coding sequence GTGTACGAATGGATTTTGCCAAGTCTAAGGGAAGTTTTAATTGAAAGCCAATCAAGTATGGCTGAGTGTTCATCTGCCAAAGCAGAGCAGCAATGGCGTATCAGTCTAGCAGCTACAGAACATCTACTGCTCAACACTTTAGCCACGACAACACCTGACATCACCCAAGGTTTAGTTCTAACTGCACCAGCACCGTTATTTAGTCAGCCAAAATTAACTCAAAGTTTACAGACAGTTACTTTTAGCGCCAAACCCTTTAACCCTTTGGCTTTGATGCCGTTTCATTTCTCACAAACAATGGGGCAAAGTGCGGGGAAAGAAGCCATATCTGCTCTGGTAGACGCTACCAAAATCACAGACTACTGTCACGGAGACAATCAAGTCACTCCTGAAGAATCTATTCTACCTTTACTACCTGCTGATCCTCTAGGAGCAGAGCAGTTTTGCTTAGTGTTTACAGAAAAATTTAGATTAGTTCTGGTTTTGTCAGCACACAGCAGCGGTAAAAAAGAATTTTTATTTTCCTTTGAACCAGAGGTAGTGCAGCAAGCCTGGCAAGCATTAGGAGCTAGGGTAATCTTGACTAATCCAGAATTATTTGCTGATTTGGATGCTTTAGTCCAAAAATATCCTCCAGCTGCTCCAAACTATCAAACTATAATTCAATTTAGCCAGTTTTTGCTTCAGGAATTAGCGGAACCAGAAACGGATAAACTAACACATACTTGTCCCATCTCTCCACCTCTCCATCTTCATGTCTCCCCATCAGCAAAACCATCTTCCCGTTCAGATGTGGAATTACTACAAGCTTTTGCTCATGAAGTCCGCACCCCACTAGCAACTATTCGCACTTTGACTCGTCTGCTACTGAAGCGCCGGGATTTACCTACTACTGTAATTAATCGCTTAGAAGTTATTGATCACGAATGTACTGAGCAAATTGATCGGATGGAGTTGCTATTTAAAGCCGCAGAATTAGAAACTTGTACAGCGGCAAAATCTGCTGGTACACAATTAACGCCGATGTCTTTGGATCAAGTTTTGCAGCAAAGTATCCCTCGTTGGCAACAAGCAGCAAATCGACGTAATCTAACGTTAGATGTGGCTTTACCCCAGCAACTACCAACGGTGGTCAGTAATCCCGCTATGCTAGATCGGGTACTCACAGGTTTAATGGAGAATTTTACCCGCAGTTTACCTCCTGGCAGTTCTATTCAAGTTCAGGTTATTCCCGCAGGTGATCAACTCAAGTTACAGTTATCACCTCACTTAGATTGCCACGATACAACTAGAACTGTAACACTACCAATTCGGAAATCTCTAGGTCAATTATTAATGTTCCAACCAGAAACAGGAACTATTAGTTTAAATATCGCCGCAACTAAGCATCTATTTCAGGCGATTGGTGGTAAGTTGATTGTGCGTCAAAGTCCTCAATATGGGGAAGTGTTGACGATTTTTTTACCTTTAGAAGTTAGTAATAAACAAAAAGTAGGAGTCCATTAA
- a CDS encoding tetratricopeptide repeat protein → MDHYSFLGFGSQQNQRYREDHKNTLYTQKTGVKGNSKSSVEDSYLRSCALKLAHQGDYTEAIALLNQLIDSHPQNAVDYNNRGLIYFQSGECQKALRDYNTAMQLNPKLASVYNNRANCYAACGELVAALADYDQALDLNPRYVRAWINRGITLRDLGHFQEAIDNFEIALLFGQLQAHIWAERGRTYHLWGDWNCAIADYYRALTYITSLETNEDVSGYRLRLQLENWLDELLFPQKTDW, encoded by the coding sequence ATGGATCATTACTCCTTTTTAGGTTTTGGTAGTCAGCAAAATCAACGCTACAGAGAGGATCACAAAAATACTCTATATACACAAAAAACTGGGGTGAAAGGTAACAGCAAATCTTCAGTAGAGGACAGCTACCTGCGGTCTTGTGCCTTAAAGTTAGCTCATCAAGGAGATTACACAGAAGCAATCGCTTTGTTAAACCAACTTATTGATAGTCATCCTCAAAATGCAGTAGATTATAACAACCGGGGGCTGATTTATTTTCAAAGTGGTGAATGCCAAAAAGCTCTGCGTGACTACAATACAGCGATGCAGCTAAATCCTAAGTTAGCTAGTGTTTATAATAACAGAGCTAATTGCTATGCTGCTTGTGGGGAGTTAGTCGCAGCACTGGCTGACTATGATCAGGCGTTGGATTTAAATCCGCGTTATGTTCGTGCTTGGATTAACCGAGGTATTACGTTGCGTGATTTGGGGCATTTTCAGGAAGCGATTGATAATTTTGAGATTGCACTGTTGTTTGGTCAGCTACAGGCTCACATTTGGGCTGAACGAGGTAGGACTTATCATCTTTGGGGTGACTGGAATTGTGCGATCGCAGATTATTACCGCGCCCTCACATATATAACCTCTCTGGAAACCAATGAGGATGTTTCTGGTTATCGGCTGCGGTTACAACTAGAAAATTGGTTAGATGAGTTGCTCTTTCCCCAAAAAACTGATTGGTAA
- a CDS encoding glutathione S-transferase family protein gives MLKLYGGAVSRASIIKWYLEELQVPYEFILLDMKAGEHRQPEYLAINPTGKVPAIVDGDFQLWESGAILLYLAEKYGKTPLSPEERAIFSQWVLFANSTLATGIFVEVNREKEMPRLLTPLNEIFEQQPFILGDEFSVADVAVGSILAYIPIMLKLDLSGYPAVSKYIQQISQRPAFQNSIGAGRS, from the coding sequence ATGTTGAAACTTTACGGTGGCGCTGTTAGCCGCGCATCAATTATCAAGTGGTATTTAGAGGAACTGCAAGTTCCCTACGAATTTATCCTTTTGGATATGAAAGCAGGTGAACATCGACAGCCTGAATACCTAGCAATTAATCCAACAGGTAAAGTGCCAGCAATTGTTGATGGTGATTTCCAACTGTGGGAATCTGGGGCAATTTTGCTCTATCTTGCGGAAAAATATGGTAAAACTCCTCTTTCACCAGAGGAACGCGCCATATTTTCCCAGTGGGTATTATTTGCTAATTCCACCTTGGCTACAGGAATTTTTGTGGAAGTAAACCGGGAAAAGGAAATGCCCCGCTTGTTAACTCCTCTAAATGAAATTTTTGAGCAGCAACCTTTCATATTAGGTGATGAATTCAGCGTTGCTGATGTAGCTGTGGGATCTATACTCGCTTATATTCCCATCATGCTGAAGCTGGATTTGAGTGGCTACCCAGCCGTATCGAAATATATTCAGCAAATTTCTCAACGTCCCGCATTTCAAAACAGTATCGGTGCAGGACGCAGTTAG
- a CDS encoding BON domain-containing protein: MNKLIPFVVSGILVAGVFGCQEAPKTGSANPGTTDEATSVPVKPASSTTQTTSEKPTTKITPESTKATSDLKTEVSKKLKEALPSNKLEVENKEGEIILKGAAASEEELKKAEALVKQVKGVKSVKVEAKVAPEKKI; this comes from the coding sequence ATGAACAAGCTAATTCCCTTTGTTGTTAGTGGCATTTTAGTAGCTGGTGTTTTTGGTTGCCAAGAAGCTCCTAAAACTGGTTCGGCAAATCCTGGTACAACCGATGAAGCTACTTCCGTACCAGTAAAACCCGCGTCTTCGACTACACAAACTACATCAGAAAAACCCACCACAAAAATTACTCCTGAATCTACCAAGGCTACAAGCGACTTGAAAACCGAAGTTAGCAAAAAGTTAAAGGAAGCGTTACCTAGCAATAAGCTGGAAGTAGAGAACAAGGAAGGTGAGATTATCCTCAAAGGTGCAGCGGCTTCTGAGGAAGAACTCAAAAAAGCTGAAGCTTTGGTTAAGCAAGTTAAAGGTGTCAAAAGCGTCAAGGTAGAAGCAAAAGTCGCACCTGAGAAAAAGATATAG